In Chloroflexota bacterium, the genomic window TATGCTATGATGAACATCGGAAGCCTCCAGGAATAGGTTTGGACACACCACTACCTTACTCCTGAGGCTTCCTTTATTGTAAATTGTTAAGTCGGGCTGGCGCTTGTCGCGCTAACCATTTCTTGGACACGAACTAGTTACAGCTTCGTTCAGCGCCGCTTCTTCGCTCTCGCTCACAGTGCGCGGATCAAACACAACCAGATCACCTTCGACGCGGGCGATGATAGGCGTCGCCAGACCCGCGAGGTCTTTAAGACCTCGCGGGTCTCTGAGGCGAGCCAGAAATTTGTTGGGCGATGACACAGATACAGCCGCCAGCTTGGTGGGAAGCGTCTCGCCGGGCAAACTGCCGCCGCCGACGGTGGATTGGCCGTCAATCACGGTTCCCCCCCAGGTGGCGGCCCAACGTTCGGCCCGAGTTTCAATCTCACTCAACGGCATCGAAACCATGCGCCAGATCGGAATCTTGCGCGCCGCTTCGTCTTTGAGGTAATGCAGGAGCGTGGCCGAGAGCGCGGCCAGTATCAACTTGTCGGCGCGGACAGCGCGGGCGAGCGGATGCTTTTTGAGTTTTTCGACGAGCGCCTTTCCGCCAACGATGACGCCCGCCTGCGGCCCGCCCAACAGTTTGTCACCGCTGAAGATAATGATGCCTGCGCCGCCCTTCACACTCTCTTGCACCGTTGGCTCGTGAGCCAGGCCGAAGGTTGCGGTGTCGAGCAATGCGCCCGAACCGAGGTCGTCAATGACGGGCAGATCGTGTTGGCGGGCAATCGCCGTCAGTTCATCCAGCGTTGGCTCGGTGGTGAAGCCGATGATTTTGAAGTTGGAGTGATGGGCGCGCAGGATGGCGGCGGTCTTGGGCGTGATCGCGTCGCTGATGTCGTGAGGATGAGTGCGATTGGTGGTGCCGACTTCCACGAGTTTGGCCCCGGACTGTTTCATCACCTCCGGCACCCGGAATCCGCCGCCGATTTCGACGAGTTGCCCTCGCGAAACGATCACCTCTTTGTTTTTGGCCAGCGCGGTGAGCGCAAGCAAGAGGGCGCAGGCGGCGTTGTTGACGACGAGGGCGGCTTCTGCGCCCGTGAGCCGCGTGAGCAGAGTTTCGGCATGAACACTGCGACTGCCGCGCGCGCCTTTGGTCAAATCGTATTCGAGGGTCGAATAATGTTGAGCGACGGCGGCGATGGCCGCCGTCGCTTCATCCGAGAGAAGCGAGCGCCCGAGGTTGGTGTGGAGGATGACGCCGGTGGCGTTAATGACGGGGCGCAGGCTGGG contains:
- a CDS encoding L-seryl-tRNA(Sec) selenium transferase, with protein sequence MALRDLPSVESLLQSSTDLINDYGRPLVVDALRESLDSARAAVRSGQPTPDPDRILGTARIQLASLAAPSLRPVINATGVILHTNLGRSLLSDEATAAIAAVAQHYSTLEYDLTKGARGSRSVHAETLLTRLTGAEAALVVNNAACALLLALTALAKNKEVIVSRGQLVEIGGGFRVPEVMKQSGAKLVEVGTTNRTHPHDISDAITPKTAAILRAHHSNFKIIGFTTEPTLDELTAIARQHDLPVIDDLGSGALLDTATFGLAHEPTVQESVKGGAGIIIFSGDKLLGGPQAGVIVGGKALVEKLKKHPLARAVRADKLILAALSATLLHYLKDEAARKIPIWRMVSMPLSEIETRAERWAATWGGTVIDGQSTVGGGSLPGETLPTKLAAVSVSSPNKFLARLRDPRGLKDLAGLATPIIARVEGDLVVFDPRTVSESEEAALNEAVTSSCPRNG